Proteins encoded in a region of the Catenulispora sp. EB89 genome:
- the ispG gene encoding flavodoxin-dependent (E)-4-hydroxy-3-methylbut-2-enyl-diphosphate synthase: protein MNAIDLGLPAFPSAGTRERRRISRQLDVGGVPVGGGAPVSVQSMTTTLTADVNATLQQIAQLTAAGCQIVRVAVPSQDDADALPAIAKKSQIPVIADIHFQPKYVFAAIDAGCAAVRVNPGNIKAFDDKVGEIARAAEDAGIPIRIGVNAGSLDKRLYEKYGKATPEALVESALWECSLFEEHGFRDIKISVKHHDPLVMVAAYRLLSEQCDYPLHLGVTEAGPLMQGTVKSAVAFGILLSEGIGDTIRVSLSAPPVEEVKVGISILESLGLRRRHLEIVSCPSCGRAQVDVYKLAERVQAAFEGFPHPMRVAVMGCVVNGPGEAREADIGVSSGNGKGQIFVRGEVVRTVPEGQIVEALVEEALALSEGS from the coding sequence GTGAACGCCATCGACCTCGGACTGCCTGCCTTCCCGAGCGCGGGAACCCGCGAGCGACGAAGGATCAGTCGGCAGCTCGACGTCGGCGGCGTGCCGGTGGGCGGCGGCGCGCCGGTGTCCGTGCAGTCGATGACCACGACGCTCACCGCCGACGTGAACGCCACGCTGCAGCAGATCGCGCAGCTGACGGCGGCCGGCTGCCAGATCGTGCGGGTCGCGGTGCCGTCGCAGGACGACGCCGACGCGCTGCCGGCGATCGCGAAGAAGTCGCAGATCCCTGTCATCGCCGACATCCACTTCCAGCCGAAGTACGTGTTCGCGGCGATCGACGCCGGCTGCGCGGCGGTCCGCGTGAATCCGGGCAATATCAAGGCTTTCGACGACAAGGTCGGCGAGATCGCGCGCGCCGCCGAGGATGCCGGGATCCCGATTCGGATCGGAGTGAACGCCGGATCCCTGGACAAGCGCCTCTATGAGAAGTACGGCAAGGCGACGCCCGAGGCGCTGGTCGAATCAGCACTCTGGGAATGCTCGCTGTTCGAGGAGCACGGGTTCCGGGACATCAAGATCTCGGTGAAGCACCACGATCCGTTGGTGATGGTGGCCGCGTACCGGTTGTTGTCGGAGCAGTGCGACTACCCGCTGCACCTCGGCGTCACCGAGGCCGGGCCGCTGATGCAGGGGACGGTGAAGTCGGCGGTGGCGTTCGGGATCCTGCTGTCGGAGGGGATCGGGGACACGATCCGGGTGTCGCTGTCCGCGCCGCCGGTCGAAGAGGTCAAGGTCGGTATCAGCATTCTGGAATCGCTGGGGTTGCGGCGGCGGCATCTGGAGATCGTGTCGTGTCCGTCGTGCGGGCGCGCGCAGGTGGACGTGTACAAGCTGGCCGAGCGGGTGCAGGCGGCGTTCGAGGGGTTCCCGCATCCGATGCGGGTCGCGGTGATGGGGTGCGTGGTGAACGGGCCCGGGGAGGCGCGCGAGGCGGACATCGGGGTGTCGTCGGGCAACGGCAAGGGCCAGATCTTCGTGCGCGGCGAGGTGGTGCGGACGGTGCCCGAGGGGCAGATCGTCGAGGCGCTGGTGGAGGAGGCGCTGGCGCTGTCCGAGGGGTCATGA
- the dxs gene encoding 1-deoxy-D-xylulose-5-phosphate synthase yields the protein MLERVLGPEDLAGLDSVELAALAEEIRGFLIEKVCAVGGHLGVNLGVVELTIALHRAFRSPHDVLLFDTGHQSYVHKILTGRAPGFDTLRRRGGLSGYPSRTESAHDWIENSHASTALSYADGIAKAFQLRGELADGSGDPARRHVVPVIGDGAMTGGLAWEGLNNLAGASDRPVVIVLNDNGRAYAPTVGGIATHLGGLRAEQGEHGERRDRGEHRDHDEAAEHAEHAEHRARHLFGDLGLAYVGPVDGHDITATEQALREAAALGRPSLVHVITTKGRGFAPAECDEADRMHAVGVVDPHTGTPTKAPKKSWTEVFGEQMGAIGAERPDVVCVSAAMVLPVGLGEFAGRFPERIFDVGIAEQHAVCSSAGLAAAGLHPVVCVYSTFLNRAFDQVVMDVALHKAGVTFVLDRAGVTGPDGASHHGMWDSAILGVVPGLRLAAPRDPARLAELLREAVAVDDAPTVVRFPKAEAGPDIEAHARMNGVDILYRAAGRPLDVLIVAAGVTARTCLAAAEELDRLGIGATVVDPRWILPINPHLAHLADRHRLVVTVEDSVRSGGMGTALAQACADAESTTPVRVMGLPQEFLAAGGREEILESAGMAVRDIVATVVDGLRAGPRVGPRISVPDSLELMEIPEIPRVPQIPQVPRG from the coding sequence GTGTTGGAGCGGGTATTGGGTCCGGAGGACTTGGCGGGGTTGGACTCCGTCGAGCTCGCCGCGCTGGCCGAGGAGATCCGCGGCTTCTTAATTGAGAAGGTGTGCGCGGTCGGCGGTCACCTCGGGGTGAACCTCGGCGTGGTGGAGCTCACCATCGCGCTGCACCGGGCGTTCCGCTCGCCGCACGACGTGCTGCTGTTCGACACGGGGCACCAGAGCTACGTCCACAAGATCCTCACCGGCCGCGCGCCCGGATTCGACACCCTGCGCCGGCGCGGCGGCCTGTCCGGCTACCCCTCGCGGACCGAGTCGGCGCACGACTGGATCGAGAACTCGCACGCCTCGACCGCGCTGAGCTACGCCGACGGCATCGCCAAGGCGTTCCAGCTGCGCGGCGAGCTGGCCGACGGCTCCGGTGACCCGGCCCGGCGGCACGTCGTGCCGGTGATCGGCGACGGCGCGATGACCGGCGGGCTGGCCTGGGAGGGGCTGAACAACCTGGCCGGGGCGAGTGACCGGCCGGTGGTGATCGTGCTGAACGACAACGGCCGCGCCTACGCGCCGACGGTCGGCGGCATCGCGACCCACCTGGGCGGCCTGCGCGCGGAGCAGGGAGAGCACGGAGAGCGCCGAGACCGCGGAGAGCACCGAGACCACGACGAGGCCGCAGAGCACGCAGAACACGCAGAACACCGCGCCCGGCACCTGTTCGGCGACCTCGGCCTGGCCTACGTCGGCCCGGTCGACGGCCACGACATCACCGCCACCGAGCAGGCGCTGCGCGAGGCGGCGGCGCTCGGCCGGCCGTCGCTGGTGCACGTGATCACGACCAAGGGCCGCGGCTTCGCCCCCGCGGAGTGCGACGAGGCGGACCGCATGCACGCGGTCGGCGTCGTGGACCCGCACACCGGGACGCCGACCAAGGCCCCGAAGAAGAGCTGGACCGAGGTGTTCGGCGAGCAGATGGGCGCGATCGGAGCCGAGCGGCCCGACGTCGTGTGCGTCAGCGCGGCGATGGTGCTGCCGGTCGGCCTCGGCGAGTTCGCCGGCCGGTTCCCGGAGCGGATCTTCGACGTCGGCATCGCCGAGCAGCATGCGGTGTGCTCCTCGGCAGGGCTGGCCGCCGCCGGGCTGCACCCGGTGGTGTGCGTGTACTCGACGTTCCTGAACCGGGCCTTCGACCAGGTGGTCATGGACGTGGCCCTGCACAAGGCGGGCGTCACGTTCGTCCTGGACCGGGCCGGGGTCACCGGGCCGGACGGGGCCTCGCACCACGGGATGTGGGACAGCGCGATCCTCGGCGTGGTCCCGGGCCTGCGGCTGGCGGCGCCCCGCGACCCGGCGCGGCTGGCGGAACTGCTGCGGGAGGCGGTGGCCGTCGACGACGCGCCGACCGTGGTCCGCTTCCCGAAGGCCGAAGCGGGGCCGGATATCGAGGCGCACGCTCGGATGAACGGCGTCGACATCCTGTACCGCGCGGCGGGACGGCCGTTGGACGTGCTGATCGTCGCGGCCGGCGTGACCGCGCGAACCTGCCTGGCCGCCGCCGAGGAACTGGACCGGCTGGGCATCGGGGCGACGGTGGTCGACCCGCGGTGGATCCTGCCGATCAACCCGCATCTGGCACATCTGGCCGACCGGCACCGGCTGGTGGTGACCGTCGAGGACAGTGTGCGCAGCGGCGGGATGGGGACGGCGTTGGCGCAGGCGTGCGCGGACGCGGAGTCGACGACGCCGGTCCGGGTGATGGGACTCCCGCAGGAGTTCCTGGCGGCCGGCGGGCGCGAGGAGATTCTGGAGAGCGCGGGGATGGCGGTGCGGGACATCGTCGCGACGGTGGTCGACGGGCTGCGGGCCGGGCCTCGGGTCGGGCCTCGGATCAGCGTGCCGGACAGCCTGGAGCTGATGGAGATCCCTGAGATTCCACGGGTTCCACAGATTCCCCAGGTTCCGCGCGGTTGA